A single window of Sparus aurata chromosome 12, fSpaAur1.1, whole genome shotgun sequence DNA harbors:
- the abraxas1 gene encoding BRCA1-A complex subunit Abraxas 1 isoform X1 yields MAEPTVRVSGIVLSSLMFQHVNRDSDVEGLILGESRIEEQVTISDSQADHIHIEEVYNIQKHIACHKLNDFYDNVGDVNVDAVKKILAENKQENLIGWYRQRRNTDQQMTFREKVVHEKLKSALSNPHMIFVLLTPSKVTSPGSTHRMEYAAFISRSRCFMNVPVLVNNLGLLEQLAYWKVSAPFSAAGYNLTMKKHSAKFFSSNGQLRDVNEVNKMNESLQSELQKACGDVEESERLVETLQADVSALRRRLREKKQSSVGKASDSDDSPEQRNLLLHEAVRALFACSPLFHTQTLTLEAFPVPAVCCSVEPDEDESMADAQETLSLLCPSRTNCRKRPRETQPLRERKRTKSNS; encoded by the exons ATGGCGGAGCCGACGGTCCGTGTGTCTGGGATTGTTTTATCGTCTTTAATGTTCCAGCATGTTAACAGGGATTCAGACGTG GAGGGTCTGATCCTCGGAGAGAGCAGGATTGAGGAGCAGGTCACCATCAGTGACTCGCAGGCTGATCACATTCACATCGAGGAGGTTTACA ATATCCAGAAGCACATCGCCTGCCACAAACTGAACGA CTTCTACGACAACGTGGGAGACGTGAATGTGGACGCTGTGAAGAAAATCCTGGCAGAAAATAAGCAG GAGAACCTGATTGGTTGGTACCGTCAGCGCAGGAACACGGACCAACAGATGACATTCAGGGAGAAGGTCGTCCATGAGAAGCTGAAAAGCGCTCTGTCCAACCCTCACATGATCTTTGTGCTGCTGACACCCAGCAAGGTGACATCTCCAGGTTCAACACACAGGATGGAGTACGCTGCCTTCATCTCCCGCAGCAG GTGCTTCATGAACGTCCCTGTGCTGGTCAATAATCTGGGTTTACTGGAGCAGCTGGCGTACTGGAAGGTGTCGGCTCCGTTCTCTGCAGCAGGTTATAACCTCACCATGAAGAAACACAG TGCCAAGTTCTTCTCGTCCAACGGGCAGCTGAGAGACGTCAACGAAGTGAACAAAATGAACGAGTCGCTGCAGTCGGAgctgcag AAAGCGTGCGGGGACGTGGAGGAGAGTGAACGTCTGGTTGAAACGCTGCAGGCGGATGTTTCAGCTCTGAGGAGACGACTaagagagaagaagcagagCAGTGTAGGAAAAG cttCAGATTCAGACGATTCACCCGAGCAGAGGAACCTGCTGCTCCACGAGGCCGTCAGAGCTCTGTTCGCCTGCTCGCCTTTGTTCCACACTCAGACGTTAACCCTCGAGGCGTTTCCCGTCCCCGCCGTCTGCTGCAGCGTTGAGCCGGATGAAGATGAGTCCATGGCGGACGCTCAGGAAACGCTGTCTCTGCTGTGTCCCAGCAGAACGAACTGTAGGAAAAGGCCGAGAGAGACGCAGCCGCTGAGGGAGAGGAAACGCACCAAGAGCAACTCATGA
- the abraxas1 gene encoding BRCA1-A complex subunit Abraxas 1 isoform X2, whose amino-acid sequence MAEPTVRVSGIVLSSLMFQHVNRDSDVEGLILGESRIEEQVTISDSQADHIHIEEVYNIQKHIACHKLNDFYDNVGDVNVDAVKKILAENKQENLIGWYRQRRNTDQQMTFREKVVHEKLKSALSNPHMIFVLLTPSKVTSPGSTHRMEYAAFISRSRCFMNVPVLVNNLGLLEQLAYWKVSAPFSAAGYNLTMKKHSAKFFSSNGQLRDVNEVNKMNESLQSELQKACGDVEESERLVETLQADVSALRRRLREKKQSSVGKDSDDSPEQRNLLLHEAVRALFACSPLFHTQTLTLEAFPVPAVCCSVEPDEDESMADAQETLSLLCPSRTNCRKRPRETQPLRERKRTKSNS is encoded by the exons ATGGCGGAGCCGACGGTCCGTGTGTCTGGGATTGTTTTATCGTCTTTAATGTTCCAGCATGTTAACAGGGATTCAGACGTG GAGGGTCTGATCCTCGGAGAGAGCAGGATTGAGGAGCAGGTCACCATCAGTGACTCGCAGGCTGATCACATTCACATCGAGGAGGTTTACA ATATCCAGAAGCACATCGCCTGCCACAAACTGAACGA CTTCTACGACAACGTGGGAGACGTGAATGTGGACGCTGTGAAGAAAATCCTGGCAGAAAATAAGCAG GAGAACCTGATTGGTTGGTACCGTCAGCGCAGGAACACGGACCAACAGATGACATTCAGGGAGAAGGTCGTCCATGAGAAGCTGAAAAGCGCTCTGTCCAACCCTCACATGATCTTTGTGCTGCTGACACCCAGCAAGGTGACATCTCCAGGTTCAACACACAGGATGGAGTACGCTGCCTTCATCTCCCGCAGCAG GTGCTTCATGAACGTCCCTGTGCTGGTCAATAATCTGGGTTTACTGGAGCAGCTGGCGTACTGGAAGGTGTCGGCTCCGTTCTCTGCAGCAGGTTATAACCTCACCATGAAGAAACACAG TGCCAAGTTCTTCTCGTCCAACGGGCAGCTGAGAGACGTCAACGAAGTGAACAAAATGAACGAGTCGCTGCAGTCGGAgctgcag AAAGCGTGCGGGGACGTGGAGGAGAGTGAACGTCTGGTTGAAACGCTGCAGGCGGATGTTTCAGCTCTGAGGAGACGACTaagagagaagaagcagagCAGTGTAGGAAAAG ATTCAGACGATTCACCCGAGCAGAGGAACCTGCTGCTCCACGAGGCCGTCAGAGCTCTGTTCGCCTGCTCGCCTTTGTTCCACACTCAGACGTTAACCCTCGAGGCGTTTCCCGTCCCCGCCGTCTGCTGCAGCGTTGAGCCGGATGAAGATGAGTCCATGGCGGACGCTCAGGAAACGCTGTCTCTGCTGTGTCCCAGCAGAACGAACTGTAGGAAAAGGCCGAGAGAGACGCAGCCGCTGAGGGAGAGGAAACGCACCAAGAGCAACTCATGA
- the LOC115592694 gene encoding gastrula zinc finger protein XlCGF17.1-like, with the protein MLTPAYEESDHSEAEPTSDHQLLSNNSHVAESPDQKGGKHGDSGSAGDGELKQQNRHHGSKSHSDYAKNSSDIQHNTHPGEKSFKCGTFGKTFKVTSHLNAHLRIHTSEKPYSCKTCGKDFRTLSQLTIHIRVHTGEKPYSCNTCGKTFRCCGGLIIHKRIHTGERPYSCKTCGKTFRSCGNLQKHTRVHTGEKPYSCNTCGKTFSGSSGLKSHMRTHTGEKSYSCKICWKTFRYCGDLKKHTRVHTGERPYSCNTCGKTFSDSSGLKRHMRTHTREKLFTCKTCGKTFTKNNHLIVHMRTHTGEKLFTCKTCGKTFTKNSHLIVHMRTHTGEKPFTCKTCGKTFNQTSNLTAHIRTHTGEKP; encoded by the coding sequence atgttgactccagcttatgaggaaagtgaccacagtgaagcagaaccaacaagtgaccaccagctcctctctaacaactctcatgtagctgagagcccagaccagaaaggaggaaaacatggagactcaggatcagctggagatggagagctgaAGCAACAGAACAGACATCATGGaagcaaaagtcacagtgattatgcaaaaaactcatcagacattcaacataacactcacccaGGTGAAAAGTCTTTCAAATGTGGCACATTTGGAAAGACTTTTAAGGTTACATCCCACTTAAATGCACATCTGAGAATCCACACAAgcgagaaaccgtattcttgcaaaacatgtggtaAAGATTTCAGGACTCTTAGTCAGTTAACAATCCACATAAGAGTCCACACGGGcgagaagccgtattcttgcaacacctgtgggaagactttcaggtGTTGTGGTGGgttaataatacataaaagaaTCCACACGGGTGAGAGGCcatattcttgcaaaacatgtgggaagactttcaggtCTTGTGGTAACTTACAAAAACATAcgagagtccacacaggtgagaagccgtattcttgcaacacCTGTGGGAAAACATTCTCCGGTTCATCTGGTTTGAAAagtcacatgagaacccacacaggtgaaaagTCGTATTCATGCAAAATATGTTGGAAGACTTTCAGGTATTGTGgtgacttaaaaaaacatacgagagtccacacaggtgagaggccgtattcttgcaacacCTGTGGGAAAACATTCTCTGATTCATCTGGTTTGAAAAggcacatgagaactcacacgcGTGAGAAActgtttacttgcaaaacatgtgggaagacttttactAAAAACAATCACTTAAtagttcacatgagaactcacacaggtgagaagctgtttacttgcaaaacatgtgggaagacttttactAAAAACAGTCACTTAAtagttcacatgagaactcacacaggtgagaaaccatttacttgcaaaacatgtgggaagacttttaacCAAACCAGTAACTTAACAGCTCACAtaagaactcacacaggtgagaaaccatag